The Amycolatopsis umgeniensis DNA segment GGATGGTGGGCAGCACCTTGTCCGGTTCGGTGGTCGCGAAGATGAAGATCAGGTGCTCGGGCGGCTCTTCCACGATCTTCAGCAGGGCGTTGAAGCCCTGTGTGGTGACCATGTGCGCCTCGTCGATGATGAAGACGCGGTAGCGCGAGTCCGCCGGGGCGTAGAAGGCCCTGTCCCGCAGCTCACGGGCGTCGTCGACACCACCGTGGCTGGCCGCGTCGAGCTCGGTGACGTCGACGCTGCCGGGGCCTTCGGGCGCGAGGTTGCGGCACGAGTTGCACTCGCCGCACGGATCCGGTGTCGGGCCCTTCGCGCAGTTCAGCGACCGCGCCATGATGCGCGCGCTCGACGTCTTTCCGCAGCCGCGGGGGCCCGAGAAGAGGTAGGCGTGGTTGATCCGGCCCGCCGCCAGCGCGATGCGCAGCGGATCGGTCACATGCTCCTGCCCGACGACCTCGGCGAAGGTAGCCGGACGGTACTTTCGGTACAGCGCTAATGCCACGGCCGCGAGGATACCGGGAGGGACCGACAGGTGAGACCAGCACCGACCCCAGGCACGTATCTGGTCCGCTTCGGCACCGCCGAGCTGCTCCGCGACGCCGATCGCCCCAACGCCTGGACGATCTCGGTCGACGGCGTGGCCCAGTCGCACGTCGACCTCGACGACCCCACGGATCTCGAGTTCGACTACATCCGCCGGATCGCCGACATCGTCGACTGCCTCGGCGAAGGCCCGCTCGACGCGTTGCACGTCGGCGGGGCGGCCTGCACGCTTCCCCGGTACATCGCCGCCGCACGGCCGCGCTCACGGCAACTGGTCTTCGACGCCGACGGCGAGCTCGTCGCGCTCGTCCGCGAGCAACTGGGCTTGAAGGGCCTGAAGGTCCGTGTCGGTGACGGCCGCGAAGGCGTCTCCGGCAGGTACGACGCTTCGGCCGACCTTGTCATCGTGGACGCCTTCGAACGCGGCGTGCTCGCCGGCGGTCTCGCGACCGTGGAGTTCACGAACGAGGTCGCGCGTGTCCTCAGGCCGGCCGGAACTTACGTCGCCAACGTCTCCGACGGCCCGAACCTGCCGTTCCTTCGCCGTTTCCTGGCGACCCTCGCCACTTCTTTCCCTCACCTGGCGATCTTGGCCGAGCCAGGCGTCCTCCGAGGCCGCCGCTTCGGCAACATCGTGGTCGCCGCCTCGCGCACGGAACTCCCCGTGCCGGACCTGACCCGCCGAGCCGCGTCGTCGGCCTACCCGGCCCGCTGCGTCGCCGGCCAAGACCTCCGCGACCTGCAAGGCAAAGCGAAACCCATCACGGACGCGGACGCTCTACCGTCACCGATCCCACCAAAAGACGTCTTCGGAATCTTCTAAACCGCACCAGATCTTTTAAACCGCACCATCTCACCCAGCCGACCAACCGTCGGGGGTCCGGGGGGCGAAGCCCCGCCGGGCGGGCTTGGGGTCGCACCCCAAAAAATAAGGCGGACCCCGCGCACCCGTCAGAGCTCGCTTATCCTTGCTGCCTTCCGGCCCTGGGGAGGTTCACAAGATGGACGCCGCGCGGGATCCGTGGACCAGTGTAGCCGCTCCGTTCGGGCCATGGAGGACAGTGGGGGGTATGAGTACTCCCACCTGGGAAGATGTCCTGAAGGCGGCCGATGCCGTCCATCCGTTCGTGCGACGCACGCCGGTGTTGCGCGCCGAAGTCGACGGGCGGCCGTTGGTCCTCAAGCTGGAGCATCTGCAGCGGAGCGGGTCGTTCAAACTGCGGGGCGCGGTGAACGCGCTGGTGAGCGGGCCGTTGCCGGAGCGGGTGCTGACGGCGTCCGGCGGCAACCACGGGCTGGGCGTGGCGACGGCGGCTTCGCTGTTGAATCTGCCTGCGACGGTGTATGTGCCGGAGTCGGCTCCGCAGGCTAAGACGGACAGGATCGAGGCAGCAGGCGCGAAGCTCATCCGTCACGGAGCGACGTACGCCGAGGCGGCCGCGAAGGCGCTCGAAGCCGCCTCTGAGCCGGGTACGCGGTACCTGCACGCGTACGACGATCCTGTCGTTGTCGCCGGTCAGGGCACTGTGGCGGCCGAAGTGGTCCAGGACGCGCCGGACGTCGACGCGTTCCTGGTCGCGGTCGGCGGTGGCGGCCTGGTCGCCGGGACGTCGCTGGCCGGGGTGCCGACGTTCGCGGTCGAGCCGGAGCGGTGCCGCGCGCTCGGGGCGGCGCTGGAGGCGGGTGAGCCCGTGGACGTGGAGATCGACTCCGTGGCGGCGTCCGCGCTGGGCGCGACCAGGATCGGGGGCGTGCCTTTCGAGGTACTCCGGGGCCGGGTGACGTCCGTGCTGGTCAGCGACGCGGAACTGCTCGCCGCGCGGGACAGGCTCTGGGAGGAGTTCCGCCTCGCCGTCGAACCGGCCGCCGCGGTGCCGTTCGCCGCGTGGCTGGCGGGGCGGACCGAGCGCGAGCTGCCCTGCGTCATCCTGTGCGGCGCCAACAGTGAGTGGACCCCCTGAAATCAGGCCGTCCGCAACCGGACCTGGAACTCCGTCCGCCCCGGACGGCTCGTGACCCCGACCTGCCCGCCGTGCGCGGTGACGACCGCCGCGACGATGGCGAGGCCGAGTCCGGTGCTGCCCGCGGCCCGTGACCGCGAATCGTCGCCGCGGGCGAACCGTTCGAAGACGTCCGGGAGGATCTCCGGCGGGATCCCCGGCCCACCGTCGACAATGGACAGTGTAGCCATCGAATCCACTATGGACAGAGAGGTGGCGACCTCGGTCCCCGCCGGGGT contains these protein-coding regions:
- a CDS encoding serine/threonine dehydratase yields the protein MSTPTWEDVLKAADAVHPFVRRTPVLRAEVDGRPLVLKLEHLQRSGSFKLRGAVNALVSGPLPERVLTASGGNHGLGVATAASLLNLPATVYVPESAPQAKTDRIEAAGAKLIRHGATYAEAAAKALEAASEPGTRYLHAYDDPVVVAGQGTVAAEVVQDAPDVDAFLVAVGGGGLVAGTSLAGVPTFAVEPERCRALGAALEAGEPVDVEIDSVAASALGATRIGGVPFEVLRGRVTSVLVSDAELLAARDRLWEEFRLAVEPAAAVPFAAWLAGRTERELPCVILCGANSEWTP
- a CDS encoding fused MFS/spermidine synthase, yielding MRPAPTPGTYLVRFGTAELLRDADRPNAWTISVDGVAQSHVDLDDPTDLEFDYIRRIADIVDCLGEGPLDALHVGGAACTLPRYIAAARPRSRQLVFDADGELVALVREQLGLKGLKVRVGDGREGVSGRYDASADLVIVDAFERGVLAGGLATVEFTNEVARVLRPAGTYVANVSDGPNLPFLRRFLATLATSFPHLAILAEPGVLRGRRFGNIVVAASRTELPVPDLTRRAASSAYPARCVAGQDLRDLQGKAKPITDADALPSPIPPKDVFGIF